In Nomascus leucogenys isolate Asia chromosome 6, Asia_NLE_v1, whole genome shotgun sequence, one DNA window encodes the following:
- the SENP8 gene encoding sentrin-specific protease 8 — MDPVVLSYMDSLLRQSDVSLLDPPSWLNDHIIGFAFEYFANSQFHDCSDHVSFISPEVTQFIKCTSSPAEIAMFLEPLDLPRKRVVFLAINDNSNQAAGGTHWSLLVYLQDKNSFFHYDSHSRSNSVHAKQVAEKLEAFLGRKGDKLAFVEEKAPAQQNSYDCGMYVICNTEALCQNFFRQQTESLLQLLTPTYITKKRGEWKDLIATLAKK; from the coding sequence ATGGACCCTGTAGTCTTGAGTTACATGGACAGTCTACTGCGGCAATCAGATGTCTCACTATTGGATCCGCCAAGCTGGCTCAATGACCATATTATTGGGTTTGCGTTTGAGTACTTTGCCAACAGTCAGTTTCATGACTGCTCTGATCATGTCAGTTTCATCAGCCCTGAAGTCACCCAGTTCATCAAGTGCACTAGCAGCCCAGCAGAGATCGCCATGTTCCTTGAACCACTGGACCTCCCCCGCAAGAGAGTTGTATTTTTAGCCATCAATGATAACTCCAACCAGGCAGCTGGAGGAACCCACTGGAGTTTATTGGTCTACCTCCAagataaaaatagcttttttcaTTATGATTCTCATAGCAGGAGCAACTCAGTTCACGCAAAGCAGGTAGcagagaaactggaggctttCTTAGGCAGAAAAGGAGACAAACTGGCCTTTGTGGAAGAGAAAGCCCCTGCCCAACAAAACAGCTATGACTGTGGGATGTACGTGATATGTAACACTGAGGCCTTGTGTCAGAACTTCTTTAGGCAACAGACAGAATCACTGCTACAGCTACTCACCCCtacatacatcacaaagaagagGGGAGAATGGAAAGATCTCATTGCCACACTTGCTAAAAAGTAG